In Chryseobacterium salivictor, the DNA window GAAAACCGTAACAGAAGATTTCAAAAATTTCGGCATTGAAATCCCGGAAAGTGAATTTATGCAAAAAGGTTCACGAACCGGTTACCACACCGAATATTTTGGTTTTATCTTATGTGAATTGCAATACATGCAGAGAACGTATCCGAATTGCGCCTGGTAAACTTAGTTGATAGTTACAAAATTATTGATTTTCAGTTTTTGTGAACTTTTATGAAGCATAATTTTCACTTTAATAATCATAAAACTTTTGTGCCTTAAAAAAAACAATTTAAAAATCCTGTGGTTAATCAAGCAAACTTACTAGAACTCCTTTCCCAAATTCCCGATCCCGAAATTCCCGTTATCAATATCGTGGAACTCGGCATCGTTCGGGATGCAAAAATGATTTCCGAAAACGAAGCAGAAATCGTGATTACTCCGACGTATTCGGCTTGTCCGGCCATGTTTAATATTGAAGAAGACATTGTAAAACTCTTCAAAGAAAAAGGAATTTCCGCGAAAGTTATCACAAAAATTTCCCCTGTTTGGACCACCGACTGGATTACCGACGAAGCACGTGAAAAACTGCGGGTTTACGGAATTACGCCGCCTGAAAAAGGAAATCACGAAGATCATTTGAATGTTCCGAAAAAATGCCCAAGATGCGGTTCTTACAATACCAGACAAATCAGCCGTTTCGGTTCTACGCTTTGCAAAGCCAGTTATCAGTGCAACGACTGTCTGGAACCTTTTGATTATTTTAAATGTCATTAAAGTAATGTAATGATTTGCAAAGGTGATGATCAAAACAATCATTATTCTGAACATTACAACTTTTACTTTAAATATAATTAAAACTTTATCTTTGTTAAAGTCCACCTTAACACATTATCAAATCATCACATCAATATTATGTACAAACAACTCGAAATAGAATCTCATCTTGATGGGAAACTTCAGATCGCCTATTTAAATGACGAGAAAACGTATAACAGTTTAAACAAAACATTGCTTTCTGAACTCAGAACTTTTGTTCATGACGGAAGTCGTAATGAAAATGTTCGATGCCTCGCTATTTCAGGTCGTGGAAAAGCCTTCTGTTCAGGTCAAAATCTGAAAGACGCCATGTCGTTCAGCGATCCTGATGAGGAAAGAGTCATTCAGCGAATGGTGATTGATTTTTATAATCCTTTGGTGAAGGAAATTGCAAACGCGAGAAAACCGGTTATTTCTTTGGTGAACGGTCCTGCAGTTGGTGCCGGCGCGATGTTGGCCCTTATTTGTGATTTTACTTTGGCGACAGAATCTTCTTATTTCTCCCAGGCTTTCGTAAACATCGGACTGATTCCTGATACTGGCGGAACGTATTGGTTACCAAAGCTTTTGGGTAGACAGCAGGCGAATTATTTGGCTTTTACAGGCAAGAAAATTTCCGCTGCAGAAGCGAAAAATTTAGGATTAATCGCTGATGTTTTTGAAGATGAAAATTTTATGGTTAACGCGATGGCTGTTTTAGAACAAATATCCAATCTACCGACCAAAGCAATTTCTTTAACCAAAAAAGCGTTCAATGAATCTTATGACAATACATTGAGCCAGCAATTGGATGTTGAAGGAATATTGCAACAAACCGCAGCCGAATCGGAAGATTTTATGGAAGGGGTTTCTGCATTTTTAGAAAAAAGAAAACCGGAATATAAAGGAAGATAATTCGATGATGTGATAATTTGACGATTCTCTCATCATCTCATCAACACATTAACATATCAACACATTATGAAAATTGGAATTATCGGGTCCGGAACAATGGGAATAGGAATTGCGCAGGTTGCGGCAACTTCAGGATGTGCGGTTTTTTTGTACGATGCAAATGTTGCGCAAACGGAAAAATCATTAGCAAACCTCCGAAAAGTTCTGGACAGATTGGTAGAAAAACAAAAAATATCTGCAGAAAAAAGTGAAGATATTTTCAATAAAATTAAACCTTGTACCGAACTTCAGGATTTCAAAGACTGTGATTTGGTCATTGAAGCAATTATTGAAAATAAAGAAATTAAAACAAAAGTTTTTCAAAATTTAGAAGAAATAGTTTCTGATGAATGTATTATTTCGAGCAATACTTCTTCGATTTCGATTACTTCGCTCTCCGCTGAATTAAAAAACCCGAAACGTTTCATTGGGATTCATTTTTTCAATCCGGCACCTTTGATGCCTTTGGTTGAGGTAATTCCGGGATTATTGACAGAAAAGAATTTAGCAGAGGAAATTGTTACTTTAATGGAAAGTTGGGGAAAAATTCCCGTGATTGCGAAAGATGTTCCAGGTTTTATTGTGAACAGAATTGCGCGTCCGTTTTATGGCGAAGCTTTAAGAATGGTGGAAGAAAACATCGCGACTCCTGAACAGGTTGATGATGCGATGCGAACTTTGGGGAATTTCAAAATGGGACCCTTTGAATTAATGGATCTCATTGGAATCGACATTAATTTTTCTGTAACAAAAACGGTTTACGCTGATTATTTTTTCGATCCGAAATACAAACCTAGCCTGCTTCAGCAAAGAATGAGCGAAGCCAAATTACATGGTAGAAAAACCGGAAAAGGATTTTATGATTATTCAGAAAATGCTCAAAAACCGGTACCGGAAAAAGACGAAGAACTCTACCACGAAATTTTCATGCGAATTTTATCAATGTTGATCAACGAAGCCGTAGAAGCAAAACGGCTCGGAATTGCGAACGATCAAGCCATCGAATTGGCGATGCAAAAAGGCGTGAATTATCCGAAAGGTTTATTGGCTTGGGGAAAAGAAATCGGTTATTCAACAATTTCTGAGACCTTGCAAAAAATGTACGGCCAATATCAGGAAGAGCGATATCGGCAAAGTCCATTACTTCGTAAAATGAGTAATAAGTAATTGGTAATCAGCAATAGGAAATACTGGACTTATTCAACTCAAACACTCAATACCCAAACACTCAATAACTAAAAATGACGCCAGACGAACTCGCTCAATACCTACTCAATCAGGATCATTTCTCGCAATGGATGGGAATAAAACTAATCGAAGTCCGGGAAAAATACTGCCTGATTGAAATGCCCGTCAAACAGGAAATGATCAATGGTTTACGAACGGTTCACGGCGGAGTCACCTTTTCACTTGCCGATTCGGCGTTGGCTTTTTCGAGCAATAATACCAATGAAGCTTCGGTAGCGCTGCATTGTTCCATGAACTTTACCAAAGCCGTGAGATTGGGCGATACTTTAACCGCAGAAAGCGTTCTGATTTCCGACACCCGAAAAACCGGAGTTTATGATATTTCGATTACCAATCAGCATAAAGTTCTGGTGGCTACTTT includes these proteins:
- the paaD gene encoding 1,2-phenylacetyl-CoA epoxidase subunit PaaD yields the protein MVNQANLLELLSQIPDPEIPVINIVELGIVRDAKMISENEAEIVITPTYSACPAMFNIEEDIVKLFKEKGISAKVITKISPVWTTDWITDEAREKLRVYGITPPEKGNHEDHLNVPKKCPRCGSYNTRQISRFGSTLCKASYQCNDCLEPFDYFKCH
- a CDS encoding enoyl-CoA hydratase-related protein, which encodes MYKQLEIESHLDGKLQIAYLNDEKTYNSLNKTLLSELRTFVHDGSRNENVRCLAISGRGKAFCSGQNLKDAMSFSDPDEERVIQRMVIDFYNPLVKEIANARKPVISLVNGPAVGAGAMLALICDFTLATESSYFSQAFVNIGLIPDTGGTYWLPKLLGRQQANYLAFTGKKISAAEAKNLGLIADVFEDENFMVNAMAVLEQISNLPTKAISLTKKAFNESYDNTLSQQLDVEGILQQTAAESEDFMEGVSAFLEKRKPEYKGR
- a CDS encoding 3-hydroxyacyl-CoA dehydrogenase NAD-binding domain-containing protein gives rise to the protein MKIGIIGSGTMGIGIAQVAATSGCAVFLYDANVAQTEKSLANLRKVLDRLVEKQKISAEKSEDIFNKIKPCTELQDFKDCDLVIEAIIENKEIKTKVFQNLEEIVSDECIISSNTSSISITSLSAELKNPKRFIGIHFFNPAPLMPLVEVIPGLLTEKNLAEEIVTLMESWGKIPVIAKDVPGFIVNRIARPFYGEALRMVEENIATPEQVDDAMRTLGNFKMGPFELMDLIGIDINFSVTKTVYADYFFDPKYKPSLLQQRMSEAKLHGRKTGKGFYDYSENAQKPVPEKDEELYHEIFMRILSMLINEAVEAKRLGIANDQAIELAMQKGVNYPKGLLAWGKEIGYSTISETLQKMYGQYQEERYRQSPLLRKMSNK
- a CDS encoding PaaI family thioesterase, which gives rise to MTPDELAQYLLNQDHFSQWMGIKLIEVREKYCLIEMPVKQEMINGLRTVHGGVTFSLADSALAFSSNNTNEASVALHCSMNFTKAVRLGDTLTAESVLISDTRKTGVYDISITNQHKVLVATFRGTVYKIDKKVTDL